Within Nitrospirota bacterium, the genomic segment AGGAGACAGCATTCCGGCAGCAGCTTTTTTGCTGAAGATGGTTTTTACCTCGATCACCCTCAGTTTCGGGGGAAGCGGCGGCATAGTAACCCCGATTTTTTTTGTGGGGGCAACCTCAGGGAACCTTTTCAGTCATCTGATGGGATATGATGCAGCGATTTTTGCCGCCGTTGGAATGGTCAGCCTTCTTGCAGGTGCGGCAAATGCACCGATATCCGCGAGTATTATGGCGGTCGAAATTTTTGGGCCGGCTGTAGGACCGTACGCCGCAGTTGCATGTATTATCAGTTTCCTCATGACTGGACACAGGAGCGTTTTTCCGAGCCAGGTGCTTGCCACTTCCAAGTCGTCGTCGATCACGGTGGCCACCGGCGGTGAAGTGAAAAACATGCCGGATGTCGACTTTCTGGTAAGGGAAAAGAGCCTTGCAGGCGGAATTGTGAAGGGATATGACAAGGCGAGGAAGGGATTGAAAAGAAAGACTGTCAGGAAAAAGGAAGCGGAAAAAGGAGATGACACTACTGCCTGATATAGCATCTTTTCCCCGTGATACGCATCATTGCTGAATTCTTTCCACCTGCGGCATTATCCCTGAGACAGTGAAAGATTTGCAGCTTTTACATGCATAATAAAATGAAAATGAAAAAAATTGTATCCATACTATTAATGCTGTCCCTTTTTCATGCACTCGCAGGATGTACTGATGAAGACAGGGCCGCGAATACCGTCACAGTGCTTGTCTTCAAACACGGCAAAATCGCCGGAGATCCGGAGAAATTTGCACAGATTATCAGAACCTTTGAGTCCCAGAACCCCGGAATATCGGTCAGGGACGAAATCCTCCCCGCTTCCACGGATGAGCAGCACCAGTTCTATGTGGTCAACCTTGAAGGGAAAAGCGCTGATTTTGATGTATTGAGCATGGATGTGGTGTGGGTGCAGGAATTTGCCCGTGCCGGATGGCTGAGAGACGTGAGTTACCTGTTCACGGGGGATGACAAAAGCGCGTTTTTCCCCGGACCTATGCAAGCGGTAACCTACAGCGGAAAGATGTATGCAGTCCCATGGTATATCGACGCCGGTCTTTTGTATTACCGGAAGGACTTGCTTCAGAAATACGGGTTTTCTCCTCCTGAGACGTGGGAGGAGCTTGTATCGACGGCCGGGTATATCATCTCAAGGGAGCGAGACCTTTACGGCTTTATCTGGCAGGGGAAACAGTATGAAGGGCTGGTATGCAATGTGCTGGAATATTTCTGGGGGAACGGCGGGGATGTGTTGGAGGACTCGAGAGTTGTCATTGACAGCCCGGAAAATATCCATGCCCTCGGCTTCATGAGGGACCTCATCGTGACAAGCAGGGTGACGCCTGAACTGGTGACTACCGCGATAGAGGAGCCGACAAGGCATATCTTTGGAAACGGGAAGGCGCTGTTCATGAGAAACTGGCCGTATGCATGGAATATCTTCGAAAGGGAGGGCTCCCCGGTCAGGGGAAAGGTCGGTGTCGGCCTGCTGCCTTCTTTCAGAAAAGGAATGTCCGCTTCCACGCTTGGCGGCTGGCAGCTCGGGATAAACAAATACTCGAAACATCCTGAAGCTGCAGAGAAACTGATACGGTTTCTTACCTCTGCTGAAGTGCAGAAGACCATGGCACTTTCCATCGGCTACAAACCCTCCAGAAAATCCCTGTACGCAGACAAAGACCTGCAGAGGGAGCAGCCCTTTATTGCCGCACTGCATGAGGTGTTCATGAAGGCGAGACCGAGACCGGTATCGCCGTACTACATGATGATGACGCAGGTCATGCAGCCGGAATTCAGCGCTGCCCTTTCAGGGATCAAGTCGCCGGCAGATGCGCTAGAGTCTGCACGAAAGCAGATTGAGCATATTCTCGGAGGCGAAAGATGACCGGGAGAGAGAGCGGAAACAGGTTCGTGATGCCCGCGGTGCTCCTCCTTTTTTTCATCACGGTGTATCCTGTCTTCTATGTCCTGTATCTCAGCTTTCACAGGAGGCTGCTGATTTTCGATATCTCGGAATTTGTCCTGTTTGAGAATTATCTCTTCCTCGCACGTGATGACAGAT encodes:
- a CDS encoding ABC transporter substrate-binding protein; the protein is MKKIVSILLMLSLFHALAGCTDEDRAANTVTVLVFKHGKIAGDPEKFAQIIRTFESQNPGISVRDEILPASTDEQHQFYVVNLEGKSADFDVLSMDVVWVQEFARAGWLRDVSYLFTGDDKSAFFPGPMQAVTYSGKMYAVPWYIDAGLLYYRKDLLQKYGFSPPETWEELVSTAGYIISRERDLYGFIWQGKQYEGLVCNVLEYFWGNGGDVLEDSRVVIDSPENIHALGFMRDLIVTSRVTPELVTTAIEEPTRHIFGNGKALFMRNWPYAWNIFEREGSPVRGKVGVGLLPSFRKGMSASTLGGWQLGINKYSKHPEAAEKLIRFLTSAEVQKTMALSIGYKPSRKSLYADKDLQREQPFIAALHEVFMKARPRPVSPYYMMMTQVMQPEFSAALSGIKSPADALESARKQIEHILGGER